Below is a window of Bacteroidota bacterium DNA.
TTTCCAGGCCATTGCCGACCCGACCCGACGGGCTATTATATTACTTATCGCCTTGCAGGCCATGAGACCAAATTCTATTGCAGAACACTTTGACATAACCAGGCAGGCTGTTTCAAAACATTTACGCATATTAACCGAATGCCGGCTTGTAAAACAGGAGCGTTCGGGCCGCGAGATCTACTATCAATTGAATCCAACTAAAATGAAAGAAATTGACAAATGGCTCGAACAATTCCGTAAGATCTGGGAAGACCGCTTTAATCAACTTGATAATGTATTAGCAACAATTAAAAACAATAAAAAATGAACAACAATCTATTCTTCGATTTTACTGTAAATAAGAAAGAGAAAACGATAACGATAAAGAGAGAATTTGCCGCAGAACTCCCTTTAGTCTGGGATGCATACACAAAAAGCGAAATTCTCGACCAATGGTGGGCGCCGAAACCATGGAAATCAAAAACAGGATCAATGGATTTTCGGGAAGGTGGCAAGTGGCATTATGCAATGATAGGGCCAAAAGGTGAGGAGCATTGGGCTGTAGCAAATTACCAGAAGATACAGGTTCATAAAAAATTTACCGTACTTGATGCTTTTGCGGATGCCGAAGGTAAAGTGAATAAAGATATGCCGCAGTCAAAATGGGAGGTCATTTTTACTGATAAAGGAGATGTAACGCTTGTGGAGTTCCGCATTTCGTATGATGATCTGGCTCAACTGGAAGAGACAATTAAAATGGGCTTTAAAGAAGGCTTCACTATGGCCCTTGGCAACCTCGACCAATACATCGAAGCGCAGTTCAAACTCAGGAAACAGCTGCGTACTGACAGCTCCGCGCGAGTGTGTTCCTACCTGAATTTTCCGGGTAATACCGAAGAAGCGTTCTTGTTTTACAGGTCGGTATTTAAAACTGAATTCACAGGTAATGGTATTCAAC
It encodes the following:
- a CDS encoding metalloregulator ArsR/SmtB family transcription factor; this translates as MRRDAFQAIADPTRRAIILLIALQAMRPNSIAEHFDITRQAVSKHLRILTECRLVKQERSGREIYYQLNPTKMKEIDKWLEQFRKIWEDRFNQLDNVLATIKNNKK
- a CDS encoding SRPBCC domain-containing protein produces the protein MNNNLFFDFTVNKKEKTITIKREFAAELPLVWDAYTKSEILDQWWAPKPWKSKTGSMDFREGGKWHYAMIGPKGEEHWAVANYQKIQVHKKFTVLDAFADAEGKVNKDMPQSKWEVIFTDKGDVTLVEFRISYDDLAQLEETIKMGFKEGFTMALGNLDQYIEAQFKLRKQLRTDSSARVCSYLNFPGNTEEAFLFYRSVFKTEFTGNGIQRFGDLPADAAHPPVADAVKKMVLHIELPIVGDHILMGTDAPKEMGFTLIQGNNMHISLEPETRVETKRIFDELSKGGNIAMPLQDMFWGAYFGSFTDKFGINWMLNFATKK